One Verrucomicrobiota bacterium JB022 genomic region harbors:
- a CDS encoding FecR domain-containing protein codes for MENGREHDEFTALCLRYLSGEASSEDRRHLVEALRDPAKQAYFTGLEAAWNGLTEESLEAAPTFDADEAYARFAQERLAPSKPRRTHRRWSYAGAPLAALGLAACLLLIATFYLLQGVGGSDAAPVKWVHRQNPLGQTSMLTLADGSRIYLNADSRISFPSDFGNGERLVRLDGEAFFEVSHDPAHPFIVEAGELRTQVLGTRFNVQTYAEMPRHVVTLVEGRVAVTPPRTPQSWSSDPVILQPGTALALDTRTLRSEVETVDVRTVGAWRFNRLIFEDMPLAEVAQALERRFGVDMEIDGETAGSMRIRAEFGEEPLEEILQVLRLTGGLDYQLIQDEHRLEKVILRPRQPAVR; via the coding sequence ATGGAAAATGGTAGAGAACATGACGAGTTTACGGCCCTGTGCTTGCGCTACCTCTCAGGAGAAGCGTCGAGCGAGGACCGTCGCCACTTGGTGGAAGCACTGCGCGACCCGGCCAAACAGGCGTATTTTACCGGCCTGGAAGCGGCCTGGAACGGATTGACGGAAGAAAGCCTTGAGGCCGCTCCCACCTTCGATGCCGACGAAGCTTACGCGCGCTTTGCGCAAGAGCGGCTAGCCCCTAGCAAGCCTCGCCGCACTCATCGTCGCTGGTCTTACGCCGGCGCCCCGCTCGCCGCCCTCGGCCTCGCGGCCTGTCTGCTCCTGATCGCTACCTTTTATTTGCTGCAGGGCGTGGGGGGCAGCGATGCCGCCCCGGTCAAATGGGTCCATCGCCAGAATCCGCTCGGGCAAACCTCGATGCTGACTTTGGCCGACGGGTCGCGCATCTACCTCAACGCCGACAGCCGCATCTCGTTCCCCAGCGATTTTGGCAATGGAGAGCGTTTGGTGCGCCTCGACGGCGAAGCGTTTTTCGAAGTCTCGCACGACCCCGCCCACCCCTTTATCGTCGAAGCCGGCGAGCTACGCACTCAGGTGCTGGGCACGCGCTTCAACGTGCAAACCTACGCCGAAATGCCGCGCCATGTGGTGACGCTCGTCGAGGGCCGCGTCGCCGTTACGCCACCCCGCACGCCACAAAGCTGGTCGAGCGACCCCGTGATCCTGCAACCGGGCACGGCGCTGGCCCTCGATACGCGCACGCTGCGTTCGGAAGTCGAGACCGTCGACGTACGCACGGTAGGCGCCTGGCGCTTCAACCGCCTGATCTTTGAAGACATGCCCTTGGCCGAAGTGGCCCAGGCTCTGGAGCGCCGTTTTGGCGTGGACATGGAAATCGACGGCGAGACGGCCGGCTCCATGCGCATCCGGGCCGAGTTCGGCGAAGAACCCCTCGAAGAAATCCTCCAGGTCCTCCGCCTCACCGGCGGGCTGGACTATCAGCTGATCCAAGACGAGCACCGCCTCGAAAAAGTCATCCTGCGGCCGCGCCAACCGGCGGTGCGCTAG
- a CDS encoding biopolymer transporter ExbD, translating to MKRKHRLESDLGDDTRIDLSPMIDCIFILLIFFIVTTVFVDETGFEMMKPDAAAAQPQEDARPIQIEITAADQIRLDQAPLSISQLANRLGNLRIDEETTVSIRAHGDSRHQTLVEVWDAARAAGISKISFTTFN from the coding sequence ATGAAACGCAAGCACCGCCTCGAATCCGACCTCGGCGACGACACCAGGATCGACCTGTCGCCAATGATCGACTGCATTTTCATCCTGCTGATCTTCTTCATCGTCACCACCGTCTTCGTCGATGAAACGGGCTTTGAAATGATGAAGCCCGATGCTGCCGCCGCTCAGCCACAAGAAGACGCGCGCCCGATCCAGATCGAGATCACTGCGGCCGACCAGATCCGCCTCGACCAGGCACCGCTCAGCATCTCCCAGCTCGCCAACCGCCTCGGCAACCTGCGCATCGACGAAGAGACGACCGTCTCCATTCGGGCGCACGGCGACTCCCGTCACCAGACGCTGGTCGAGGTATGGGACGCTGCCCGCGCCGCCGGTATTTCCAAGATCAGCTTTACCACTTTCAACTGA
- a CDS encoding MotA/TolQ/ExbB proton channel family protein, whose translation MYRFFLLSGCLALGSISVAAQATGASAQQSAQARVEASLQELSQLRQETAEQKQPLSREVSDLQEQLVALEGELAQLRRVHDSRDVDLATLRRQVDQLRQQNDFIDDRLREYVGNFSSWIHYSEIPLYEEAIAQAELAPNNVNLSPPERREAQLQIVQTTFERLDHQQGGYTYTGEALSEDGLLHQGTFWALGPTVYFASADGKVSGIVEKRLNSNFTTVVPIPGTERFTFTAASADNAVAIPLDPTNGRALRIATATKSIGEYVEDGGPIGYVIIVLGTCAILLALFKIYDILRLHVERPKALDEILEQLDRGDSTAALKRAQQVPGRAGEIMVEGVHHYREPRELLEELLYERVLHTRPTLERFLPFLSLTAAAAPLLGLLGTVVGMIKTFNLITIFGTGDAKSLSSGISEALVTTALGLIVAIPVLLIHGALSRMAKRRLGLLEQTAVAFLNGAELLKQKAARQPHAIKRVSSHETV comes from the coding sequence ATGTATCGCTTTTTCCTACTTTCCGGCTGCCTTGCCTTGGGCAGCATCTCCGTGGCTGCCCAAGCTACGGGTGCGTCGGCCCAACAGAGCGCCCAGGCGCGCGTCGAGGCCAGCCTGCAAGAGCTTTCGCAGCTCCGCCAAGAGACCGCCGAGCAAAAGCAGCCGCTCTCCCGCGAAGTCAGCGACTTGCAGGAGCAGCTGGTGGCCCTTGAGGGTGAGCTGGCCCAACTGCGCCGCGTGCACGACAGCCGCGACGTGGACCTCGCGACCTTGCGCCGTCAGGTGGATCAGCTCCGCCAGCAAAACGACTTTATCGACGACCGCCTGCGCGAGTATGTGGGCAATTTTTCGTCGTGGATCCACTACAGTGAGATCCCGCTCTACGAGGAAGCCATCGCCCAGGCCGAGCTTGCCCCCAATAACGTCAACCTCAGCCCTCCGGAGCGGCGCGAGGCTCAGCTCCAGATCGTGCAGACGACCTTCGAGCGGCTCGACCACCAACAGGGCGGCTACACCTACACGGGCGAGGCCTTGAGCGAAGACGGCCTGCTGCACCAGGGCACGTTCTGGGCTCTCGGGCCGACCGTCTACTTCGCGAGTGCCGACGGCAAGGTGTCTGGCATCGTGGAAAAGCGCCTCAACTCGAATTTCACCACCGTGGTGCCGATCCCCGGCACGGAGCGCTTTACCTTTACCGCAGCGTCTGCCGACAACGCCGTCGCCATCCCGCTCGACCCGACCAATGGCCGCGCGCTCCGCATTGCCACCGCCACCAAGAGCATTGGCGAATACGTGGAAGACGGCGGCCCGATCGGCTATGTGATCATCGTGCTGGGCACCTGCGCCATCCTGCTCGCGCTGTTCAAGATCTACGACATCCTCCGCCTGCATGTGGAGCGGCCCAAGGCGCTCGACGAGATACTTGAACAGCTCGACCGGGGCGACAGCACCGCAGCCCTCAAACGGGCCCAACAAGTGCCGGGCCGCGCGGGCGAAATCATGGTGGAGGGTGTGCACCACTACCGCGAGCCGCGCGAGCTGCTGGAAGAGCTCCTGTACGAGCGCGTATTGCACACCCGCCCCACCCTCGAGCGCTTCCTGCCTTTCCTCTCGCTCACGGCTGCCGCCGCACCTCTGCTCGGTCTGCTCGGCACCGTGGTAGGGATGATCAAGACCTTCAACCTGATCACGATCTTCGGCACCGGCGACGCCAAGAGCCTCTCCTCCGGTATCTCCGAAGCCCTCGTCACGACCGCGCTGGGCCTGATCGTCGCCATCCCCGTCTTGCTGATCCATGGGGCCCTCTCCCGCATGGCCAAGCGCCGCCTCGGCCTGCTCGAACAGACGGCCGTCGCATTCCTCAACGGCGCAGAATTGCTGAAACAGAAGGCGGCCCGTCAGCCGCACGCGATCAAGCGGGTGTCGAGCCATGAAACTGTTTGA
- a CDS encoding tetratricopeptide repeat protein → MRLIQLRSFRPLSLLLLGSASLFHASPAQSADFVRDPEWRAGFLGSYRVLAAVEPEITEDERTALRETLNQMSTSLPAAAQHLQGAINQQSSAALNLVLGNLYFQTGELERAQQQYRQAIGKHPNFLRAYQNLGLLEVQRDQHDDAIRSLSKAIELGAKEARLYGLLAYCFLHRQDYLAAEQAYREAHLLDPDNRDWQMGLVQVLSQSGDHQATITLCRQLLDEAPDNAVLWKLIANAQVSLQQPLAAAKTLEMARVYSPGDPSSLALLGDIYFNEGLFALAQSSYAEAIAQSGDQAFEPTLRMAGLLLRSEEVEPAYDLLQKIQQHATIPANRELDVLTLQAKIQRRQGNEAEATETLRKIVNLDGTQGEALLELADYHWNHGEQAAALERLQQAQRLEAYRFDALVRHAQLLVSLKRYDEAAERLNQALQLREEPRIQRYYDQVRRAAQGV, encoded by the coding sequence ATGCGTCTGATCCAACTGCGCTCCTTTCGCCCATTGAGCCTGCTCCTGCTGGGCTCCGCCTCCCTCTTCCACGCCTCCCCTGCCCAATCGGCAGACTTCGTGCGCGACCCTGAGTGGCGGGCCGGCTTCCTCGGTTCTTACCGCGTGCTCGCCGCCGTCGAGCCGGAGATCACCGAAGACGAGCGTACCGCCCTGCGCGAAACGCTCAACCAGATGTCGACCAGCTTGCCAGCCGCTGCCCAGCACCTGCAAGGAGCCATCAACCAGCAAAGCAGCGCGGCGCTCAACCTCGTGCTCGGCAACCTCTACTTCCAGACGGGCGAGCTCGAACGCGCCCAGCAGCAGTATCGCCAGGCCATCGGCAAGCACCCGAATTTCCTCCGCGCCTACCAGAACCTCGGCCTGCTCGAAGTCCAGCGCGACCAGCACGACGACGCCATCCGCAGCCTCAGCAAGGCCATCGAGCTGGGGGCCAAGGAAGCGCGCCTCTACGGCCTGCTCGCCTACTGCTTCCTCCATCGCCAGGACTACCTCGCCGCCGAGCAGGCCTACCGCGAGGCCCACCTGCTCGACCCGGACAACCGCGACTGGCAGATGGGACTCGTCCAGGTGCTCAGCCAGAGCGGCGACCATCAGGCCACGATCACCCTCTGCCGCCAGTTGCTGGACGAGGCCCCCGACAATGCCGTGCTCTGGAAGCTGATCGCCAACGCCCAGGTATCCCTTCAGCAGCCGCTTGCCGCCGCCAAGACCCTCGAAATGGCGCGCGTCTACTCCCCCGGAGACCCATCGTCGCTGGCCTTGCTCGGCGACATCTACTTCAACGAAGGCCTCTTCGCCCTTGCCCAGTCGAGCTACGCCGAAGCCATTGCCCAAAGTGGCGACCAGGCCTTTGAGCCGACCTTGCGCATGGCGGGCCTGCTCTTGCGCAGCGAGGAGGTGGAACCAGCCTATGACCTGTTACAAAAGATCCAGCAGCACGCGACGATCCCGGCCAACCGCGAGCTGGATGTGTTGACCCTGCAGGCCAAGATCCAGCGGCGCCAGGGCAACGAGGCCGAAGCTACCGAAACGCTGCGCAAGATCGTGAACCTCGACGGGACCCAAGGCGAAGCCCTGCTTGAGCTGGCCGACTACCACTGGAATCACGGGGAGCAAGCCGCCGCCCTCGAGCGCCTGCAACAGGCCCAGCGCCTCGAAGCCTATCGCTTCGATGCCCTCGTGCGCCACGCCCAGCTACTGGTGAGCCTCAAACGCTACGACGAAGCAGCCGAACGCCTCAACCAGGCCCTGCAGCTCCGCGAAGAGCCCCGCATTCAGCGCTATTACGACCAGGTCCGCCGCGCCGCGCAAGGGGTGTAG
- a CDS encoding DUF3450 family protein: MKPNLLPFLCLCAASPLALAQAEHLTETQRLIDKWVETERIISAERSEAKADLEMLAATRDLLRQRVDALEDTIAELKHEAEALNDERVSLVQEQTRLEASSAALAHQLAGFEAQLKQRVETFPPPLQEKLAKLLVQIPDRPNASDVEVGKRLVTLLGVLSEAAKFNQSLTLTYEIRELEDGSGVQADTLYWGYAFAISADASGHATYFGRPSEAGAWQFERLQDHQRETLQIIEMAEGNTDEARFVSLPIPFPADSVR, encoded by the coding sequence ATGAAACCGAACCTCTTGCCGTTCCTGTGCCTCTGCGCCGCGAGTCCGCTGGCCCTCGCACAGGCCGAACATTTAACCGAAACGCAGCGCCTGATCGACAAATGGGTCGAGACCGAGCGCATCATCTCAGCCGAGCGCAGCGAAGCCAAGGCCGACCTGGAGATGCTCGCCGCGACCCGCGACTTGTTGCGCCAGCGCGTCGATGCGTTGGAGGATACGATTGCCGAACTCAAGCACGAGGCCGAAGCGCTCAACGACGAACGCGTCTCCCTCGTGCAGGAGCAGACCCGGCTCGAAGCATCCTCCGCCGCGCTCGCCCACCAACTGGCCGGCTTTGAGGCGCAGCTGAAGCAACGCGTCGAAACCTTTCCGCCGCCCTTGCAGGAAAAGCTGGCCAAGCTGCTGGTCCAGATCCCCGATCGCCCCAACGCCAGCGATGTCGAAGTGGGCAAGCGCCTGGTGACGCTGCTAGGGGTGCTTTCCGAAGCGGCCAAGTTCAACCAGAGTCTTACGCTGACCTACGAGATTCGCGAGCTGGAAGACGGCTCGGGCGTGCAGGCCGATACGCTCTACTGGGGCTACGCCTTCGCCATCTCCGCCGACGCCAGCGGGCACGCCACCTACTTTGGCCGACCGAGCGAAGCAGGCGCCTGGCAGTTCGAGCGCCTGCAAGACCATCAGCGCGAAACGCTTCAGATCATCGAAATGGCCGAGGGCAATACCGATGAAGCCCGCTTTGTCTCGCTGCCCATCCCCTTCCCTGCCGACTCCGTCCGTTAA
- a CDS encoding MotA/TolQ/ExbB proton channel family protein produces MKLFEQVWGIWQSGGWVMIALGGLSLAIYTQAYQLLIFTWRCRLQGEPESDWPLWIQYLRTAPPGLTRQIIEYARGLDPSHADGIRHRFDEIRDDIVGVVDRRVRYIETMITTAPLLGLLGTVLGMLSTFLGLATSGGGESMETVASGIRVALITTATGLTIALPGLFLSMLIRRQRQQLEAGIAQLESITLSTFHRQGLPHQNGHESRIPVGNAFSPPPRR; encoded by the coding sequence ATGAAACTGTTTGAGCAAGTCTGGGGCATCTGGCAGAGCGGCGGCTGGGTGATGATCGCCCTGGGCGGCCTCTCGCTCGCGATCTACACGCAGGCCTATCAGCTCTTGATCTTTACCTGGCGCTGCCGTCTGCAGGGCGAGCCGGAAAGCGACTGGCCCTTGTGGATCCAGTATCTGCGCACCGCGCCGCCCGGCCTCACCCGCCAGATCATCGAATACGCCCGCGGGCTCGATCCGTCGCATGCCGACGGCATCCGCCACCGCTTCGACGAGATCCGCGACGACATCGTGGGCGTGGTCGACCGCCGGGTGCGCTACATCGAGACGATGATCACCACCGCGCCGCTGCTCGGCCTGCTCGGCACCGTACTGGGCATGCTCTCGACTTTTCTCGGGCTGGCGACCTCCGGCGGGGGCGAGTCGATGGAGACGGTGGCCAGCGGCATCCGCGTGGCGTTGATCACCACCGCCACCGGCCTCACCATCGCGCTGCCCGGGCTCTTCCTCTCGATGCTGATCCGCCGCCAGCGGCAGCAACTGGAGGCCGGCATCGCGCAGCTCGAATCCATCACGCTCTCCACTTTCCACCGGCAGGGGCTGCCTCATCAAAACGGCCACGAATCCAGGATCCCGGTCGGCAACGCCTTTTCGCCTCCGCCCCGGCGCTAA
- a CDS encoding biopolymer transporter ExbD has product MPRRPLHESEDEAAEINLSPMIDCIFILLIFFIVTTVFVETPEVEVVKPEAMTDEALDRHSIIIAITAQDKVIYAGREIGVSGVRLRLRQLLQGDDVPVIIQADRETSHSVFSQVWSEAKNAGATRIRIATLNES; this is encoded by the coding sequence ATGCCGCGCCGCCCTCTGCACGAATCCGAAGACGAAGCCGCCGAGATCAACCTCTCGCCGATGATCGACTGCATCTTCATCCTGCTGATTTTCTTCATCGTCACCACCGTCTTCGTCGAAACGCCGGAAGTTGAAGTGGTGAAACCCGAGGCTATGACCGATGAGGCGCTCGACCGCCATAGCATCATCATCGCGATCACGGCCCAGGACAAAGTGATCTACGCGGGGCGCGAAATCGGCGTCTCCGGCGTGCGTCTGCGCCTGCGGCAGCTGCTGCAGGGCGACGACGTGCCCGTCATCATCCAGGCCGACCGCGAGACCAGCCACAGCGTGTTCTCCCAAGTCTGGAGCGAAGCCAAGAACGCGGGCGCGACCCGTATCCGCATCGCGACCCTCAACGAGTCCTGA
- a CDS encoding alpha/beta fold hydrolase, protein MDTIEGMETVELFHRDFGRNGNPPLVLLHGLLGSSRNWMQVGKRLGEQYDVYALDLRNHGQSPHRDGMDYAAMAADVVAWLDAQGLDAVHLVGHSMGGKTAMRLACEHPERVRTLTVADISPVESPPRWQREFAAMRRLDLGSLKTRGDAALKLEDEVPDWAFRQFLLTNLDRDPETKGFIWTVNLAELEAALPTLFAAGLEPDQHFDGPTLFLKGENSRFIRDAHLPVIGQHFPQARVEVIPKSGHNVHFDNVDAFIEQIEAFAR, encoded by the coding sequence ATGGATACCATCGAGGGCATGGAAACCGTTGAGCTGTTTCACCGCGACTTTGGGCGCAATGGCAATCCGCCGCTCGTCTTGCTGCACGGCCTGCTGGGCTCGTCGCGCAACTGGATGCAAGTGGGCAAGCGCCTGGGCGAGCAATACGATGTGTATGCGCTCGACTTGCGCAACCACGGCCAGAGCCCCCACCGCGACGGCATGGATTACGCCGCGATGGCGGCCGATGTGGTGGCGTGGCTGGATGCCCAAGGCCTCGACGCCGTCCACCTCGTCGGCCACAGTATGGGGGGCAAGACGGCCATGCGGTTGGCCTGCGAGCATCCGGAGCGCGTGCGCACGCTGACGGTGGCCGACATCTCGCCGGTGGAATCTCCACCGCGCTGGCAGCGCGAGTTTGCCGCCATGCGTCGCCTTGATCTCGGCAGCCTCAAGACGCGGGGGGATGCGGCCCTGAAGCTGGAAGACGAGGTGCCGGACTGGGCTTTTCGCCAGTTTTTGCTGACCAACCTCGACCGCGATCCCGAGACGAAGGGCTTTATCTGGACCGTTAATCTCGCCGAGCTGGAAGCGGCGCTGCCCACGCTCTTTGCCGCCGGCCTGGAGCCCGACCAGCATTTCGACGGCCCCACCCTCTTCCTCAAGGGCGAGAACTCCCGCTTTATCCGCGACGCGCACCTGCCCGTGATCGGCCAGCACTTCCCGCAAGCCCGCGTGGAAGTGATCCCCAAAAGCGGACACAACGTGCACTTCGACAACGTCGACGCCTTCATCGAGCAGATCGAAGCCTTCGCGCGCTAG
- a CDS encoding RNA polymerase sigma-70 factor encodes MKEALEKRNHAQQTLTDEVLVELLASGNEEALRAIFTRYYQPLARFAYTIVQRRDLAEEAVANVFQTLWTRRKLLSIQKTLKTYLFTAVKNQSIDLVRFCRREPVTSLDHVNHETLPAEHELPGAGVYQELDQEIQALLEAMPVQRRLVFRLNRFEGMRYREIARVMGISERTVQNHMVLAMKQIAPELPRLREILS; translated from the coding sequence ATGAAGGAAGCTTTGGAGAAACGGAACCACGCTCAGCAGACGCTGACGGACGAAGTTTTGGTCGAGCTGCTCGCCTCCGGTAATGAAGAAGCGCTCCGGGCCATCTTTACCCGCTATTACCAACCGCTGGCCCGATTTGCCTACACGATCGTGCAGCGGCGCGATTTGGCGGAAGAAGCCGTCGCCAACGTCTTCCAAACCTTGTGGACGCGCCGCAAGCTGCTCTCGATCCAGAAGACGCTCAAGACCTACCTCTTCACCGCCGTGAAGAACCAGTCGATCGACCTCGTGCGGTTCTGCCGGCGTGAGCCGGTGACATCGCTCGACCATGTGAACCACGAAACGCTGCCGGCGGAGCACGAGCTACCCGGGGCGGGCGTTTACCAGGAGCTCGACCAGGAAATCCAGGCCTTGCTGGAGGCCATGCCTGTGCAGCGCCGCCTCGTGTTCCGCCTCAACCGCTTCGAAGGCATGCGCTACCGCGAAATCGCCCGCGTGATGGGCATTTCCGAGCGCACGGTGCAAAACCATATGGTGCTCGCGATGAAACAGATCGCCCCCGAGCTGCCCCGTCTGCGCGAGATCTTGAGCTGA
- a CDS encoding TonB-dependent receptor: MQGLFVNIDFCHQRRSSFSARGRCGAWLWTTLRSAVVGLLLLPPILQAETFAYQQDQALVEATVRFENAEISLREFLAACEGQTRYKFAYKTGEVPLDARLQLPVGRPLSLAELFWQASEQAGVVFQRMNGQIVMRPLTPEDVVRRPEQNAAAAQDVPAEPALETFRLDSFAVENEYDEDVGALELRMQDVKFQNLMSSEDISRYAASDMSEAIARVAGVNVIEGRFAVIRGLSERYSATLVNGVPVPSADPEKQGVHLDLFSSDIVSRLEVSKTFSPEAPSNAAGGFINIITTEIPDQPFGSISFGTRFNDRAQRDYVTYTNPGRSDSWAMGTKDRAMDVFRPNVAGFLELDREIIWDSEGYEIVLPEGIDLVAQHESPPPGLSFLASGGGGFDLLGRRARAMVTIGYDSSYKTTDGSYQTRNYVPGFRRDSEGDSYFETWYGTMTPHGPRYDVTQSKASVDLTALGAVQLDLDAKANHRLTLNLFHSQAGEDSVAKYENGRFEYENEERSHDEHGWDGLFRTLVLDDIERGIYNDYYWDLLYYEERKLTSLQLLGDHAIPGWGSRPLEISWTLSRSKTQTDEPDARSAEYIFDPSVNKFRVFQNVDQNSNNYRSWRFTDEEQDFARIQVDGEWELSPAFSATVLAGVSSDESERAVLTGRSLFRAGNTADDPEDLYLPSAGASYRPSSSNYDADADASRDLKAGFGQIVFTWKEKVDLILGFRAEKIQMASDTRYPEDRIRTVEGLFVDDSGSGLAQLFDFGPGEDGTYVAGSIDRTFLLPSVGAAFRPWQGWAIRLQYNETVARPSFREYTGYFAFVPDELEITLGNAQLETSDVRSTDFRIEYVDQVTGDLVATSFFYKEVDRPIERVQLSAGAYDNVHTWINNPNTAYLRGVEIEFRKQLNFLRVDFLNDFSLGGNYTYIDAVVGVPQSILDIATSNRGNWYRNAPSNIRPPSDAPFQGPRTERRLYDQPEWIANVDVTYDNKSTGTRVTIAYNAISNVLSVEGPVTGGVHGEYDDSFYELDFAIRQRLRETLHLSFSVKNLTDSERKLTYDPYMTIRDYHKRTYRVGRDYSISLTYEF; encoded by the coding sequence ATGCAAGGACTGTTTGTGAACATAGATTTTTGTCATCAAAGGCGCTCCAGTTTTTCGGCTCGAGGCCGCTGCGGCGCGTGGCTCTGGACGACCCTTCGTAGCGCTGTTGTAGGCCTCCTGCTGCTGCCGCCGATCCTGCAGGCGGAGACGTTTGCCTACCAGCAGGATCAGGCGCTGGTGGAGGCTACGGTGCGCTTTGAAAACGCGGAAATTTCGCTGCGGGAGTTCCTGGCCGCGTGCGAAGGGCAGACGCGCTACAAGTTTGCCTACAAGACGGGCGAAGTACCGCTCGACGCTCGACTGCAGCTGCCGGTAGGGCGCCCTCTGAGCCTCGCCGAGTTGTTCTGGCAGGCGTCGGAGCAGGCGGGTGTCGTTTTCCAGCGCATGAATGGACAGATTGTGATGCGCCCGCTCACCCCGGAAGACGTCGTGCGTCGGCCCGAGCAGAATGCCGCTGCGGCCCAGGACGTGCCCGCAGAACCGGCGCTGGAGACCTTCCGCCTCGACAGTTTTGCGGTTGAGAACGAATACGACGAAGACGTCGGCGCACTGGAGCTGCGCATGCAAGACGTGAAGTTCCAGAACCTGATGTCTTCCGAAGACATTTCGCGCTACGCCGCCAGCGATATGAGCGAGGCGATTGCGCGGGTAGCAGGGGTCAACGTGATCGAAGGCCGCTTTGCGGTTATCCGCGGCCTGTCCGAGCGCTACAGCGCCACGCTGGTCAACGGCGTGCCTGTGCCCAGCGCCGACCCGGAAAAGCAGGGGGTGCACCTCGATCTGTTTTCGTCGGACATCGTGAGCCGCCTGGAGGTCTCGAAGACCTTTTCCCCAGAGGCCCCCAGCAACGCCGCCGGTGGCTTCATCAATATCATCACCACGGAGATTCCCGACCAGCCCTTCGGCTCCATCAGCTTCGGCACCCGCTTCAACGATCGTGCCCAGCGCGATTACGTGACCTACACCAACCCCGGTCGCAGTGACTCCTGGGCGATGGGCACAAAAGACCGCGCAATGGATGTCTTCCGGCCCAATGTGGCGGGTTTCCTGGAGCTCGATAGAGAAATTATCTGGGACAGCGAGGGATATGAGATCGTGTTGCCGGAAGGAATCGATCTGGTGGCGCAACACGAGAGCCCACCGCCCGGGCTCAGCTTCCTTGCCAGTGGAGGAGGCGGCTTCGATCTCCTGGGAAGGCGCGCCCGAGCAATGGTCACCATCGGCTACGACAGCTCTTACAAGACGACCGACGGCAGCTACCAGACGAGAAATTACGTGCCAGGCTTCAGACGTGATAGCGAGGGAGACTCCTACTTCGAGACCTGGTATGGCACGATGACCCCTCACGGCCCGCGCTATGACGTCACTCAATCCAAAGCGAGCGTGGATCTCACTGCTCTGGGAGCCGTCCAGCTGGACTTGGATGCGAAGGCCAATCACCGCCTGACACTCAACCTGTTCCATAGTCAGGCGGGTGAGGACAGCGTCGCAAAATACGAGAACGGCCGCTTTGAATACGAGAACGAAGAGCGATCCCATGACGAACACGGTTGGGATGGCCTGTTTCGCACCTTGGTCCTCGATGACATCGAACGTGGTATTTACAATGATTACTACTGGGATCTGCTCTATTATGAGGAGCGAAAGCTGACCAGCTTGCAACTCCTGGGAGACCACGCCATACCGGGCTGGGGATCGCGCCCATTAGAGATTTCCTGGACACTCAGCCGTAGCAAGACTCAGACGGATGAGCCGGATGCACGGTCGGCCGAATACATTTTCGATCCTTCGGTGAATAAATTCCGTGTTTTCCAGAACGTTGACCAAAATAGCAACAACTACCGCAGTTGGCGCTTTACGGACGAAGAGCAGGATTTCGCCCGCATCCAAGTGGACGGGGAATGGGAGCTTTCTCCGGCGTTTTCGGCAACGGTGCTGGCGGGTGTTTCGAGTGATGAATCCGAGCGCGCGGTCTTGACAGGGCGTTCGCTTTTCCGGGCTGGTAACACTGCAGACGACCCCGAAGACCTTTATCTACCGAGTGCCGGTGCGAGCTACCGGCCATCTTCCAGTAATTATGACGCAGATGCGGATGCCTCCCGCGACCTGAAAGCAGGATTTGGGCAGATTGTATTTACCTGGAAAGAAAAGGTAGATCTAATTCTTGGCTTTCGTGCGGAGAAGATCCAGATGGCCAGCGACACGCGCTATCCGGAGGATAGAATTCGCACGGTGGAGGGGCTTTTCGTGGATGATAGCGGATCTGGACTCGCCCAACTTTTCGACTTCGGCCCGGGGGAGGATGGAACCTACGTTGCAGGATCAATCGATCGAACGTTTCTCCTGCCCTCAGTTGGAGCGGCATTTCGTCCGTGGCAAGGCTGGGCGATTCGGTTGCAGTATAACGAGACCGTCGCGCGACCTTCCTTTCGTGAATATACCGGCTACTTCGCCTTTGTTCCAGACGAACTCGAAATCACGCTTGGTAACGCCCAACTCGAGACCTCAGACGTCCGAAGCACCGATTTCCGGATCGAATACGTCGATCAGGTGACGGGCGATCTGGTGGCTACAAGCTTCTTTTATAAAGAAGTCGACCGGCCAATTGAACGGGTCCAGCTCTCTGCAGGTGCCTATGACAACGTGCACACTTGGATCAATAATCCCAACACGGCATACTTGCGGGGCGTAGAGATCGAATTCCGGAAGCAGCTGAATTTTTTGCGTGTCGATTTTCTAAACGACTTCAGTCTGGGAGGAAATTATACCTATATTGATGCGGTGGTGGGGGTTCCACAATCGATCCTGGATATCGCTACCTCTAACCGGGGGAATTGGTACCGCAATGCTCCTTCAAATATTCGGCCTCCAAGCGATGCACCGTTTCAGGGCCCACGGACCGAGAGGCGCCTTTACGACCAGCCGGAGTGGATTGCGAATGTGGACGTGACCTACGATAATAAATCGACTGGCACCCGCGTGACCATTGCTTACAACGCGATCAGTAATGTCCTCAGCGTGGAGGGGCCCGTTACTGGAGGGGTCCATGGTGAGTATGATGACAGCTTCTATGAACTCGATTTTGCCATCCGTCAGCGGCTCCGGGAAACACTGCACCTGAGCTTTAGCGTCAAGAACCTGACCGACAGCGAGCGCAAGTTGACTTACGACCCTTATATGACGATACGAGACTATCATAAACGCACCTACCGAGTGGGGCGCGACTATTCCATCTCGCTGACCTACGAGTTTTAG